GGCGGCGCGGCGAGATATTGAAAATTGCCCGAGCGCCAATGATTCACGAGCACCGCGATCGTGTTCCGCCCACGGCGCAGATGCGGCGTGAGCTCGTGCCGGTCGTAGCTCCAGTGCTCCGGCCAGCCGCGCGCGGGACCGGCGCCGACGAAGACGCCGTTCACCCAGAGCCAATAGCGGGCGTCGGCGGTGAGCTCAATGCGCACGCCCGCCGGCGACTCCAGGTCGAGCTCACGTCGGAAACGCACGAAGGCGTTCGCAGCCCACACCGGCTCCGGCGTCCAAATCCACGGCGCATTCCACTGCGCGCCGGCGGTCACGGCGGCATCGGACGGCATGAGTTATTCGCCCGCGTTGCGCTGGCCGAGCACGCGCCCGTCGTCGGCGTGGTTGACGGGTTTCGCGCGAATCTGGGCGAAGAAATCCCGCAGGTCGCGGAAGCCTCCCCAGGAAAACCAAACGGTCGTGACCGTCGCGACCACCAGCGGGACGCCGAGCCCGAAGATTCTCCAGAAAATCGACCACCGATCAACGGACCACGGCGATAACCAGCACCACAGTGTGCCGACCAGCGCGATCACCGACATCCCCATGGTGAAGGCGAAAATTCCGCCGACCACCCACCGATCGCTCCGCGTGTGATCGACATCGAGGCCGAGCAAGCGCTCCCAGAAAGGCAGCTTCGTCTCGACGGTATCGCGCTTCGTCTCGTGGCGGTGGAGCATCGCTTCGAGGTCGAAATCGCCGCGGCTCGTGGCGAGCGAAACCAAAACATAGAGTGCAGTCGCTACGATCGCGACCCAGAAGTAGATCTCGATCCCGTTCAGCGGGAAAGCGTCGCCGTAGAACTGACGCAGTAAGATGCCCGCGGTCGACAGGACCATGCCCGCAAGCACGGCCGCCCAGGCACCGGCAGCGGTGCCTTTGCGCCAATACAGCCCGCCGATGATCGCAGCACCGGCGCCGCCGACGTAGATGCCAGTCGTGAGCTGAAACCACATCACGACATACTCGGTCTGCTTGAACAGGCTCCCGAAGATAAAGGCAAAAGCCGCCACGCCGACAACGGCCCAGCGCAGCACGCGCACATGCTGTTGTGGTGAGTAAGGCTCCTTGCGCAGCGGAACGAGCACATCCTGCACGAAGATGCTGCTCCACGAATGCAGATGCGTGGAGTCGCCGCCGAAAATGCCCATGACCATCGCGGCGCAGAACAATCCCAGCACCCCGATCGGCAGAAACTCTGCAATCGCGACCGGGACTTCCATTTGCTGGCGCACCTGCGGGTTGTCGATCTGCTGCAAGCTCGACGCCATCGCCCCGGCGCGGCCGGCGAAATCCGGGTGCGTCATCCAGGTGAGCGCGCAGACGGCGAGGACCGAGATGACGGCGTATTTCGCGATCTCCGGCATGCGCGCGAGCAGGATGCCCATCTTCGCCTCGTGCGGTGTGCGCGCGGCGGCGTTGTAGGAGCTGGAATTTTGCAGCGCCATCGTGCCGTAGACGCCGAAGAACGTGCTCATGAGAATAAACCAGACGTTGAAATCCTTGAGCCCGCCGGAATCCATCGGATTGAGCAGCGACTGTCCCGGCGCCGCTGCGGTCAGCGTCTCGACGATCTGCCGCCACTCGAATTTCTGCGCGAGGACGATCATCAGGACCACGAACGTCGCTTGCGCGAAGATGCCTTCAAGGCAGTTCGTCACCATTACGGTGATCACGCCGCCAGAGAGCGTGATCAACACGCTCAGGCTCAGCAGCAGCCCCATCATCGCAACGTTGGTCGGCAAGACAAACGCCCCGAGCTGAAAATGCACTGGCAGGCCGAGCAGGTGCACCATGAGCCGCGCACCCACCGCCGGAATGATGCCGAAATTCAGGATGCCCGCCACGAAGGCGAGCATGCCGGTGAACACGCGGAAACTGCGGCCGTAGCGCAGCTCGAAGAACTGCGCGAGCGTCATGGCCCGCGTCTCGCGGAAGCGATAGTAGACAAAGCCGAGCATCGCGATGATGAGCCCGACCGGCCAGTTCGCCCAGCTCCACCACAGTGTGGTGAAGCCCGAGTGCCGGTGCACCTCGAACAGCGCGACGAACACCACCGCGCCCGCCTGCAACTCACCGCGCGCGACGCCGAGGAGATAGCGCCCGGCCAGTCGCTCGCCCGCCATGTAGGCGGCCACGCTGCGCATGCAGCGCTGGGTGTAGATGGCCACCGCGATAATCGCGGCCAGCGGCAGCAGCATCACTAACCAGTCGAGGACGTGCACAGGGGAGAGAGGGACGAGGCGGAGATGAGAAACCGGGCGACCCGCACAGGCCGCCCGGTCATGGTTTCACCCGCAATCAGAAGCGACGCCGAGCCGAAAACACGAAGCCACGCGGCGTGCCACGCAGCCAGCCCGCTTCGTTGCCGGTCGCATAGTAGTCGCGATCGAAGACGTTGCGGATGTTGAGGGACACATCCCAGAGCTTGCCCGCGGAGTAGTAGAACATCGCATCCACCACGGTCGCGTCGGGCAGCGAGGCGAACCGGCGCGTGACGAGCGACGCGGGAGTCCAGACCTTGCGGCCCGCGGCGTAGTTCATGCCGAGACCGAAGCCGAGGCCCTTCAACTCGCCTTCAGTGATCGTGTAGCGAGCGAGCGCGTTGGCGCGATGGCGGGCGAGGCCTTGCAGCGGCAGGCCGATCTGGCTGGCATCGGTGGAGGACGAGGTCTTGCCGCTGGTATAGGCGTAGCTGCCCATCATCTGGATATTCTTCGAGAGAACCGCGATCGAAGAGGCCTCGAAGCCCTGCGACTCCTGCTCACCGATCTGTCGCAGGAAGCCGGCGCGGGCCGGGTCGGACTCGACAATGTTGCCACGCTTCAGCTTGAAGACGGAGAGGTTCGTCGCGAGGCGCCCGCCCAGCGCGGCGGCCTTGAGGCCGACTTCATACTGTTCACCGGTCTCGGGTTTGAGGATCGAGCCGTCGGGATTCGAGTTGGTGACGATAATGTAGGCCTCGCTGTAGCCGGCATAGAGCGCCACGTCCTTGTTGAAATTGTAGACGAGGCCGCCGCGCGGCATGTAGTTGGGCTTCGCGTAGAACTTGTTGCGGCCGAGATCGAGGTCGGTGACCGGTTGCTGCGGCGGCAACGGCCACTTGATTTGGGTCGCAGAGATTTGCTGGAAGTCGTCGTAGCGCAGCGCGAGATTCACGCCGACCTTGCCGTTGAAGAGCTTCAACGAATCACTCACGTAACCGGCCCAATACCACGTCTCGGTGCGGCGGTGGCCGTAGCGGAGGTTGTTGAACACCTTGTCGCCGTATTGTCCGGAGAGCGCGCCGTAGGAGAGGTTCGAGAGATCGATGCTGGAAAGCAGGCCGTTATAGAGCGTGAGATCGTCGACGTCCTGCGTGACTTCCACGCCGGTCGTAAAGGTGTGTTCGACGGAGCCGGTGTCGAATTTGCCAACGAGGTCGAGCTGGTTGAAGTAGTTGCCGACGAGGCGGTCGGTGTATTGCGGGCTGCGGACGAGCCAGTTGGCGGGCACATTCGCCGGGACGCCGCCGATGAGCGGGGTGCCGTCCGGGGCGACGATCACGGCGGCAGCCGTGCCGGCGGTGGCGAAGCCGAAGGTCATGCCGCCTTTATCTTCCTTGTGGCGCGTGAGCTGGAGCGCGTTGCGCAACACCCACTGGCGACCAAGTTGCTGCGTGACCTCGAGATTGAAGGCGCGCCGAGTTGATTTTTCCTCGGAGAGATCCTCGCCGGGATTGAATTTCTGCGGGAGCTTGAGGAGCGAATCGGTGTAGGGATTCCAGAAGTCAGCGTTGTATTCGGCGTGCGTGATCTGGCGTCCGTATTCGAGGGTCGCACGCACCGTGGTGTTGCGCGTCGGGCGCCATTCGATCGTGGGTCGGATGTATTTGCGCTTCAGGGTGACGAAGTCCTGGAAGTCGTGCGAATCGATCCAGTTGGTGATGACGCGATACGCGGCGCGGTCGCCAAGCTTGCGGCCGAAATCGAGTGAGGCCTGATAGTAATCGTTGTCGCGCACCTGCACGAAGAGTTCGGTGATCGGCTTGCTGAAGTCCGGCTTCTTCGAAATGCGGTTGATGATGCCGCCGAGGCCGAAGGTGTTGCCGTAGAGAATGCCGGCCGGGCCTTTGAGAATCTCGACACGCTCGACATGCATCTGCTCGGAGGGCACGCCTTGCGGTTCGCGAAAACCGTCGAGCAGGGGCACGAGGATGTTGAAGCCACGCACTTGGATATCTTCCGTCTTGTTATCCGAGGTCGTGACGCCCGGCGCGTAACGGAGGAGCTCCTGCACGGTGTTCGCACCGAGGTCGCGAATGAGCTCCTGATTGACGATCGAGATGGTGGCCGGGATTTCCTGCAACGATTGGTTGAGTTTCGTGCCGGAGCTGGCGTTGGTCGACATATAGCCGCGGTCCTTGTCGGTCGTGACGACGAACTGCGGCAAAGTGAGCACTTCGCCGTCCTTTTCCTTGGCGGACTCGGCGGGGATGGCGGATTGCGCGCGGGCCAATCCGGGGTGGAGCAA
This window of the Candidatus Didemnitutus sp. genome carries:
- a CDS encoding sodium:proline symporter; this translates as MHVLDWLVMLLPLAAIIAVAIYTQRCMRSVAAYMAGERLAGRYLLGVARGELQAGAVVFVALFEVHRHSGFTTLWWSWANWPVGLIIAMLGFVYYRFRETRAMTLAQFFELRYGRSFRVFTGMLAFVAGILNFGIIPAVGARLMVHLLGLPVHFQLGAFVLPTNVAMMGLLLSLSVLITLSGGVITVMVTNCLEGIFAQATFVVLMIVLAQKFEWRQIVETLTAAAPGQSLLNPMDSGGLKDFNVWFILMSTFFGVYGTMALQNSSSYNAAARTPHEAKMGILLARMPEIAKYAVISVLAVCALTWMTHPDFAGRAGAMASSLQQIDNPQVRQQMEVPVAIAEFLPIGVLGLFCAAMVMGIFGGDSTHLHSWSSIFVQDVLVPLRKEPYSPQQHVRVLRWAVVGVAAFAFIFGSLFKQTEYVVMWFQLTTGIYVGGAGAAIIGGLYWRKGTAAGAWAAVLAGMVLSTAGILLRQFYGDAFPLNGIEIYFWVAIVATALYVLVSLATSRGDFDLEAMLHRHETKRDTVETKLPFWERLLGLDVDHTRSDRWVVGGIFAFTMGMSVIALVGTLWCWLSPWSVDRWSIFWRIFGLGVPLVVATVTTVWFSWGGFRDLRDFFAQIRAKPVNHADDGRVLGQRNAGE
- a CDS encoding TonB-dependent siderophore receptor — encoded protein: MQTPFAPALRVLRRRGQALACAATLAALLHPGLARAQSAIPAESAKEKDGEVLTLPQFVVTTDKDRGYMSTNASSGTKLNQSLQEIPATISIVNQELIRDLGANTVQELLRYAPGVTTSDNKTEDIQVRGFNILVPLLDGFREPQGVPSEQMHVERVEILKGPAGILYGNTFGLGGIINRISKKPDFSKPITELFVQVRDNDYYQASLDFGRKLGDRAAYRVITNWIDSHDFQDFVTLKRKYIRPTIEWRPTRNTTVRATLEYGRQITHAEYNADFWNPYTDSLLKLPQKFNPGEDLSEEKSTRRAFNLEVTQQLGRQWVLRNALQLTRHKEDKGGMTFGFATAGTAAAVIVAPDGTPLIGGVPANVPANWLVRSPQYTDRLVGNYFNQLDLVGKFDTGSVEHTFTTGVEVTQDVDDLTLYNGLLSSIDLSNLSYGALSGQYGDKVFNNLRYGHRRTETWYWAGYVSDSLKLFNGKVGVNLALRYDDFQQISATQIKWPLPPQQPVTDLDLGRNKFYAKPNYMPRGGLVYNFNKDVALYAGYSEAYIIVTNSNPDGSILKPETGEQYEVGLKAAALGGRLATNLSVFKLKRGNIVESDPARAGFLRQIGEQESQGFEASSIAVLSKNIQMMGSYAYTSGKTSSSTDASQIGLPLQGLARHRANALARYTITEGELKGLGFGLGMNYAAGRKVWTPASLVTRRFASLPDATVVDAMFYYSAGKLWDVSLNIRNVFDRDYYATGNEAGWLRGTPRGFVFSARRRF